From the Calonectris borealis chromosome 12, bCalBor7.hap1.2, whole genome shotgun sequence genome, one window contains:
- the CA7 gene encoding LOW QUALITY PROTEIN: carbonic anhydrase 7 (The sequence of the model RefSeq protein was modified relative to this genomic sequence to represent the inferred CDS: deleted 2 bases in 1 codon; substituted 1 base at 1 genomic stop codon): MTGHHSWGYGQDDGRLXHFHAASLYLPPLVFFLELLPEPCRAACISMCKHQVYTAGPSEWHKSYPIAQGNRQSPIDIVSARAVYDPNLKPLIISYESCTSLNISNNGHSVMVEFEDTDDKTAISGGPFENPFRLKQFHFHWGIKHSQGSEHTIDGKPFPCELHLVHWNARKYATFGEAAAAPDGLAVVGVFLEIGKEHANMNRLTDALYMVKFKGTKAQFRSFNPKCLLPLSLDYWTYLGSLTTPPLNESVTWIVLKEPITISEKQLEKFRMLLFTSEEDQRIQMVNNFRPPQPLKGRVVRASFKA, translated from the exons ATGACTGGCCACCACAGTTGGGGATATGGGCAGGATGACGGTAGGTTATAGCATTTCCATGCTGCATCTCTCTATCTTCCCCCACTCGTTTTCTTTCTAGAACTGTTGCctgagccctgcagagctgcctgcatttCGATG TGCAAGCATCAAGTATATACAGCAG gaCCATCAGAGTGGCACAAATCTTATCCTATTGCCCAAGGGAACCGCCAGTCACCTATTGATATAGTTTCTGCAAGAGCAGTTTATGACCCTAATCTGAAGCCACTTATTATCTCCTATGAATCATGTACATCTCTCAACATCTCCAACAATGGCCATTCAGTTATGGTTGAGTTTGAAGATACCGATGACAAGACAG CAATCAGTGGCGGTCCATTTGAGAATCCATTTCGGCTAAAGCAGTTTCACTTTCACTGGGGGATAAAGCACAGCCAGGGGTCGGAGCATACAATTGATGGCAAACCTTTTCCATGTGAG ctccaCTTAGTTCACTGGAATGCTAGAAAATATGCAACatttggagaagcagcagcagctccagatgGCTTGGCAGTAGTTGGTGTTTTCTTGGAG ATTGGGAAAGAACATGCCAATATGAACAGACTCACTGATGCTTTGTACATGGTAAAATTTAAA ggaacaAAAGCTCAATTTAGAAGCTTCAACCCCAAATGTCTCCTGCCTTTGAGTCTAGATTACTGGACGTACCTTGGTTCTTTAACAACACCACCCCTTAATGAGAGTGTAACATGGATAGTGCTGAAAGAACCCATCACAATTTCTGAGAAACAG CTGGAGAAATTCCGCATGCTCCTCTTCACCAGTGAGGAAGACCAGAGGATCCAAATGGTGAATAATTTTCGTCCCCCTCAGCCTCTTAAGGGGAGAGTAGTTCGAGCTTCCTTCAAGGCCTGA